A single genomic interval of Calypte anna isolate BGI_N300 chromosome 3, bCalAnn1_v1.p, whole genome shotgun sequence harbors:
- the ERMARD gene encoding endoplasmic reticulum membrane-associated RNA degradation protein, giving the protein MALPCSATTCLSPPVHYLICQLGFEKTERCDIGNILSANGEVCWEAVTEHLCYLESDQSVDYATSIHSLGPVCESVHLHFRSLSKEQFLGQNEVWFQWTNCTELFLEVFDVLQSSQGTEVALGLMKLTSCLERALGDVYLLIGKDCPFLLRDLLASEQLAVVFGQAVMNVLRVFIGSPCGLNLRNVLWHGFASPQEIPAKYCAMLLFLTAGLGQLLQKHLLQTECILVHRPYVVFGSLEDLDGFPDLNHETLSIAEELVKLSSFVLKTMLPFWMAALTAFKQNRYADCVILLLPQLEAGLRLLFTTSNKCPNRLLTAEPSALYTTFDEMLAKHLDNEEINQLPAVLEEPAMEFLWDILNHQEGPRVRDRLSHGEINLKAFPREVANQIVAFAITLLCRFSDEDMVAFKEHVAIKALMNSASCYHSRFHPISRLKKQVLECMKSIHLWPELPRVPEEDFQTMKGLQGNAEASALLLIISGIISQLQQYMPQNCYGSDDPVSSVLTERLLAELCDTALCTLYSPRPVLEILVILRKISTQCHQVSKQVTASTELRYTQWINKTLRSRQRQNYLRMLKSMKFLSPMLRLILVLITLELINIHLVSQKDPFDYQQYLKFLKSILQYAENLVTYTSPEKNKWDETMELTNKVLMKIRKISERKLLLMTLAT; this is encoded by the exons atcaAAGTGTGGATTATGCCACAAGCATTCACTCCTTGGGACCTGTGTGTGAATCTGTCCATCTGCACTTCAGATCCCTGAGTAAGGAGCAGTTTCTGGGTCAGAACGAGGTGTGGTTCCAGTGGACAAACTGCACAGAG TTATTTCTTGAAGTATTTGATGTTCTACAATCTTCACAAGGCACAGAAGTTGCTCTTGGCTTGATGAAACTGACATCGTGCTTGGAGAGAGCCTTGGGGGAT GTATATTTACTGATTGGTAAAGATTGCCCTTTCCTTCTGAGGGACTTGCTTGCTTCTGAGCAGCTTGCAGTTGTCTTTGGCCAAGCTGTA aTGAATGTCCTGAGGGTATTCATTGGATCTCCCTGTGGTCTGAACCTTCGTAATGTTTTGTGGCATGGGTTTGCATCCCCTCAAGAAATTCCTGCCAA ATACTGTgctatgctgctttttttaactGCAGGACTGGGTCAGTTGTTACAGAAACACCTTCTGCAAACTGAATGCATTTTAGTACATCGACCTTACGTGGTCTTTGGTAGCTTAGAGGACCTGGATGGATTTCCAG ATCTTAATCATGAAACACTTTCCATAGCAGAGGAGCTGGTAAAACTTTCCAgttttgtattaaaaacaaTGCTGCCATTTTGGATGGCTGCTTTAACAGCTTTCAAGCAAAACAG GTATGCTGACTGTGTGATTCTCTTACTTCCTCAGCTGGAAGCTGGACTGAGGTTGCTCTTCACTACAAGTAATAAATGTCCAAATCGACTCctaacagctgag CCTTCTGCTCTCTACACCACTTTTGATGAG ATGCTAGCAAAGCATTTGGACAATGAAGAAATCAACCAGCTTCCTGCAGTTCTTGAGGAACCTGCCATG GAATTTCTTTGGGATATCTTGAACCACCAGGAGGGTCCACGTGTAAGAGATCGTTTGAGCCACGGAGAGATCAATCTGAAAGCATTTCCCAGAGAAGTAGCTAATCAGATAGTTGCATTTGCAAttactctgctctgcaggttcTCAGATGAGGACATGGTTGCTTTTAAG GAGCATGTGGCCATAAAAGCTCTGATGAACTCTGCAAGTTGCTACCACTCTCGGTTTCATCCAATCTCCAGACTCAAGAAACAG GTGCTGGAATGCATGAAGAGCATTCACTTGTGGCCTGAATTGCCAAGAGTACCTGAGGAGGACTTTCAAACAATGAAAGG gtTGCAAGGAAATGCTGAAGCTAGTGCTTTACTTTTGATTATATCTGGAATTATATCTCAGTTGCAGCAATATATGCCCCAGAACTGCTATGGTTCAGATGATCCAGTCAGTAGTGTCCTAACAGAGAG GCTGCTGGCTGAACTTTGTGATACGGCTCTTTGCACACTTTATTCTCCTCGACCTGTGCTGGAAATTTTGGTGATACTCCGTAAAATAAGCACACAGTGCCATCAAGTGTCCAAACAAGTTACTGCCAGCACCGAGCTGAGATACACCCAGTGGATCAACAAAACTCTGCGTTCTCGGCAGAGGCAGAACTACCTGAGGATGTTGAAGAG CATGAAGTTTTTGTCTCCAATGTTACGTCTCATCTTAGTGTTAATTACTTTGGAACTAATCAACATCCATCTGGTTTCTCAGAAGGATCCTTTTGATTACCAGCAGTATCTAAA GTTTTTGAAGTCAATCTTGCAGTATGCTGAGAACTTGGTGACATACACAAGCCCTGAGAAAAACAAGTGGGATGAAACTATGGAGCTTACAAACAAAGTTTTgatgaaaatcaggaaaatcaGTGAAAGAAAGCTACTGTTAATGACACTGGCTACATAA